The following proteins are co-located in the Microvirga ossetica genome:
- a CDS encoding pirin family protein: protein MLYKAERTPVVIDQGKFVVHAAMPGLNIPGHPDHGYGPLALIAESFMAPDTWITMHEHVQDEIISYVPHGVMRHDDRTTGKLITDPDHLMVMNAGRSFWHEERTLAGDPPLRMLQIFVRPHTLDLERRIQHGPLATPEPNRWRHLVGPEGGAAPFVVRNDIDLHDIRLEAGASTALPHRPGSSRYFFVYAGMVEAEGTRFNQGESGLTTDPAELVLRAVEPALVVAFVINPEARITRGGTIGDGAVRFLTKTAQRSAAGFTS from the coding sequence ATGCTCTACAAGGCCGAAAGAACACCCGTGGTGATCGACCAGGGCAAGTTCGTCGTCCACGCTGCCATGCCGGGGCTCAACATCCCCGGCCATCCTGACCATGGTTATGGCCCACTCGCGCTGATTGCCGAGTCGTTCATGGCTCCCGACACTTGGATCACGATGCACGAGCACGTGCAGGACGAGATCATCTCCTATGTGCCCCATGGCGTCATGCGGCACGATGACCGCACGACGGGCAAGCTCATCACCGACCCGGACCACCTCATGGTCATGAATGCGGGCCGCAGCTTCTGGCACGAGGAGCGCACGCTCGCCGGGGACCCGCCGCTTCGGATGTTGCAGATCTTCGTGCGGCCGCACACGCTTGATCTGGAGCGTCGCATCCAGCATGGACCGCTGGCGACTCCCGAGCCCAACCGGTGGCGGCATCTCGTCGGTCCGGAAGGGGGCGCTGCTCCGTTCGTCGTGCGCAACGACATCGACCTCCACGACATCCGTTTGGAGGCAGGCGCATCGACGGCGCTTCCACATAGGCCAGGGTCGAGCCGATATTTCTTTGTTTATGCCGGCATGGTCGAGGCGGAAGGCACGCGGTTCAACCAAGGCGAGAGCGGATTGACAACCGACCCGGCCGAGTTGGTCCTTCGGGCCGTTGAACCTGCGCTCGTCGTGGCGTTCGTGATCAACCCCGAGGCCCGGATCACGCGGGGCGGCACGATTGGGGACGGCGCCGTTCGATTTCTGACCAAGACTGCGCAGCGTTCGGCAGCCGGGTTCACCTCCTAG
- a CDS encoding FMN-dependent NADH-azoreductase, translated as MIKTLLHIDSSALGDLSTSRKLTASIVSAWQQADPHLLVTYRDLAAAPPAHLTGRVMMAMRSRDLTGLSDEERVQIALSDELVEEFLAADAVVIGAPMYNFSLPTPLKAWIDRIAQAGRTFKYTESGPVGLAGGKRVVIASSRGGMYAGTPLEAALDHQEAYLRGVLGFTGITDLAIIRAEGTSKGPEAVEQAMISAHEQIDRLFVTSLAA; from the coding sequence ATGATCAAGACGCTTCTTCACATCGACTCCAGCGCCCTCGGCGACTTGTCCACCTCACGCAAGCTGACCGCCTCCATTGTGAGCGCCTGGCAGCAGGCCGACCCTCACCTTCTGGTCACCTATCGCGATCTGGCGGCCGCGCCCCCGGCCCACCTAACTGGGCGCGTGATGATGGCCATGCGCTCCCGCGACCTGACGGGCCTGAGCGACGAGGAGCGGGTGCAGATTGCGCTCTCGGACGAGCTGGTCGAGGAGTTCCTCGCCGCCGACGCGGTCGTGATCGGGGCGCCCATGTACAACTTCAGCCTGCCGACACCGCTCAAGGCCTGGATCGACCGCATCGCTCAGGCCGGCCGCACTTTCAAGTACACCGAATCCGGCCCGGTGGGGCTCGCCGGGGGCAAGCGCGTGGTGATCGCCTCCTCGCGGGGTGGGATGTACGCCGGCACGCCCCTGGAGGCCGCCCTCGACCATCAGGAGGCCTACCTGCGTGGTGTGCTCGGCTTCACAGGCATCACTGACCTGGCCATCATTCGCGCCGAGGGCACCAGCAAAGGGCCTGAGGCCGTGGAACAAGCGATGATCTCGGCGCATGAGCAGATCGACCGCCTGTTCGTTACTTCGCTAGCGGCCTGA
- a CDS encoding LysR family transcriptional regulator, producing the protein MQDLNDLYFFAKVVEHKGFAPAGRVLGIPKSTLSRRVALLEERLGVRLLQRSTRRFVVTEIGQDYHRHCLAMVAEAEAAQEAVERVQAEPQGLIRVSCPMMLSLTTVAPLVSRFLAEHPRVRIHYEVTNRRVDVIEEGFDVALRVRMPPLESSDLIMKVLGESTLLLVGSAALLDRLGRPQSPADLPRFESLGFSLVGGEHAWRLIGPDGTVKAVPHQPRLTTDEMMTLRQAVLDGVGIAQLPDYILAGDLACGNLEVLLPGWSPPRGIIHAVFPSRRGLLPAVRRFIDFLAVEMREP; encoded by the coding sequence ATGCAGGATCTCAACGACCTCTACTTCTTCGCCAAGGTGGTGGAGCACAAGGGCTTCGCGCCCGCCGGCCGGGTGCTCGGCATTCCCAAGTCAACCCTGAGCCGACGCGTGGCGCTGCTGGAGGAGCGGCTCGGCGTGCGGCTGCTTCAGCGCTCGACCCGCCGCTTCGTCGTGACCGAGATCGGGCAGGACTACCATCGGCACTGCCTTGCCATGGTGGCCGAGGCCGAGGCGGCGCAGGAGGCGGTCGAGCGCGTCCAAGCCGAGCCGCAGGGACTCATTCGGGTGAGTTGCCCGATGATGCTCAGCCTGACCACCGTGGCACCGCTGGTTTCGCGCTTCCTCGCAGAGCATCCGCGTGTGCGGATCCACTACGAGGTGACGAACAGGCGCGTCGACGTGATCGAGGAGGGCTTCGACGTGGCGCTCCGGGTCCGGATGCCGCCGTTGGAGAGTTCCGATCTGATTATGAAAGTGCTGGGAGAAAGTACCCTGCTGCTGGTCGGGAGCGCGGCACTGCTCGACCGGCTGGGCCGCCCCCAGTCGCCAGCCGACCTGCCGCGCTTCGAGAGCTTGGGCTTCAGCTTGGTCGGCGGCGAGCACGCATGGCGGCTGATCGGGCCGGACGGAACGGTGAAAGCGGTGCCCCATCAGCCCCGACTGACCACCGACGAGATGATGACCTTGCGCCAAGCCGTGCTGGACGGTGTCGGCATTGCGCAACTGCCGGACTACATCCTGGCGGGGGACCTCGCTTGCGGGAACCTGGAGGTGTTGCTGCCTGGCTGGTCGCCGCCGAGGGGCATCATTCATGCGGTCTTTCCGTCCCGCCGCGGGCTCCTGCCCGCCGTGCGCCGTTTCATCGATTTTCTTGCGGTCGAGATGAGGGAACCTTGA
- a CDS encoding IS5 family transposase, which translates to MYRSQVHHIPRQRHRVANWAEYDAGLRQRGSLTIWFTEQAIAAWQAKPRTTRGGQSHYSSRAIKTALTLRAVFRLALRQTEGLIGSILQLLGLDLAVPDHSTLSRRAETLEVPRSQSYTGPVHLLVDSTGLRLCGPGEWLVEKHGTRRRRSWRKLHIGVDADTGRIHAADLTTSDVDDGSQVKPLLDQITAPLASFIGDGAYDQADIYGTVGKRDPDAQMIIPPQSTAVLSEDVETTPTERDRLLQSIAERGRMGWQTRLGYTRRALVESAISRLKRVIGGSLRARTEPRRATEVAIAVHALNHMLELGHPKSVPIA; encoded by the coding sequence ATGTATCGGTCGCAGGTACATCACATTCCGAGGCAGCGACACCGGGTGGCAAACTGGGCGGAGTATGATGCGGGTCTGCGTCAGAGGGGCAGTCTGACGATCTGGTTTACCGAGCAAGCCATTGCGGCGTGGCAGGCCAAACCTCGTACGACACGCGGTGGTCAGTCCCACTATTCGTCGCGGGCAATCAAGACGGCGTTGACCCTGCGGGCGGTATTCCGGCTGGCGCTGCGCCAGACCGAAGGGCTAATCGGCTCGATCCTCCAACTCCTCGGTCTGGATCTTGCGGTGCCGGATCACTCGACCCTGAGCCGCCGCGCTGAAACCTTGGAGGTGCCACGGTCGCAGTCATACACCGGGCCCGTTCACCTGCTGGTGGACAGCACAGGCCTGCGGCTCTGTGGACCCGGTGAGTGGCTGGTTGAGAAGCACGGCACCCGCAGGCGCCGTTCCTGGCGCAAGCTGCACATCGGGGTCGATGCTGACACTGGACGGATCCACGCCGCAGACCTGACGACCAGCGATGTCGATGATGGCTCGCAAGTTAAACCCTTGCTCGACCAGATCACAGCTCCACTCGCCTCGTTTATCGGCGATGGAGCCTACGATCAAGCTGACATCTACGGCACCGTTGGCAAGCGCGATCCTGATGCCCAGATGATCATTCCACCACAATCAACGGCAGTGCTGAGCGAGGATGTAGAGACCACGCCGACCGAGCGGGATCGGCTTCTCCAAAGCATCGCCGAGCGTGGACGCATGGGTTGGCAGACCAGGTTAGGGTACACTCGCCGAGCCCTGGTGGAATCAGCTATCAGCCGCCTTAAACGAGTGATCGGGGGCAGCTTACGTGCGCGAACGGAACCCCGCCGCGCCACCGAGGTCGCCATCGCGGTTCATGCCCTCAACCACATGCTTGAGCTTGGACACCCGAAATCTGTCCCCATTGCTTAA